The following is a genomic window from Zalophus californianus isolate mZalCal1 chromosome 10, mZalCal1.pri.v2, whole genome shotgun sequence.
AAGGGTCACTCTGGCCACCATGTGCTGTCACTGCCAGGTGTCGGGCATAGAGGGCAAGCAGGGTTATGGGTGGAGGAGTTAGCGGGCAGGCTGGGACTCCACGGCCTGGACGCGGGGGTGAGTGAGGCGTGCGGATGACACACCTCCTTCAGATTAGCCCCCCGACTCCGAGGGTCTTCACCACAACTCAGCTTTGGACCATCATTCCCATTTGCCACGTTAAGAAACCGAGAGGCCCGGCGACTTGCCCAGGGTACCAGTACCATCCCTCCCTACCACCATGCCCACAAGAGAAGCTCCAGCAAAGGGAAGACACGGAGAAGCAGCAGACTCGGGCAGGCTGGGGGATGTTCCTCAGCCAGCTttgcagagaagaggaaaaggagcttGTGTTCGAGCAATAGATGATTTCCCTGGTGTATGTACTCTCACCTTGTCTGATTTCAGGCAGCCAACACGAAGTCATTGAGCACAGAGTTTGGGTAGTATTTCCACCTGCCACATTCAACAGATGTGACTAACCTCCCGAGCAGGGATAATAGTAacatgtagtaaaataattaggaacagaagagttttgagtatttattaccttcGTTTTTAAGATCGTTTACTGAATTAcaagtttatataatttagtaTTTCATGATGGTTGTGTTTAATAACCAGTCTTACAAAATTCCTGACGATCCAACAATCCACCCCAGCATCCCACTGCTGGGAGGTCTCCACAGGGGAGGAGAGCTCCCACCATCTAGATGCAAGGGGAAGTTCTAGGTAAATTGTGTTCAACTGTGAGCCCCTCCGTCCCCACTCAGGTGATCTTTTGGTGCCTCAACGAAGAGTCGGATTTTGAAGCAGCCTACGGCCTGGGGGCCACCGGCGTCATAACTGATTACCCTACAGCACTGAGGCGCTACCTGGACACCCGCGGAGGAGCTGCCCAGGTCTCCTAAAAGCCCGGAGGCCCTCACCCTCTCCTCTATGTCTCTTCCCCAATAAATATCTTCTTTTGAGTCACATCTTGGTGTTTGGGGGACACGGGTGGGAGGAGATCCTAGCCTACTGCAAAGATGGCAACTGAGGGCAGAAGAGGCCAGCCTGGGGCCAGAGTTTGGGGCCCTAAGCAGCCTGACCCACTGGTTCCACCGCATTCCAGACCCAGAGTAGTGCCACACCCCGTGCCATCCTGGCCTCCACTCTCCTCAGGAACGTCCCTTGCAGGAAGGAGCAAGGCCTCCTGCCCCTTCAGAGCCACGGGTTCTATTCTCCTGAGGCCATGAAGAGCGCCAGGCACACAGCAAGGGACTTCATCTGGCCCCATGGGCTGCAGAGGCTGAGTCCTCGGTGCTCATCTGCTGCCCCAGATCTAAGCCAGAAGCTCCCCCAAACTCCTCAGCCCTCTCCAGACCTAGTACCTTATTCACTGACCAAATCTCATTTCACCAACATTTGCTGACTACTCTAGGCCAGGCTGCATCCTGTGGCCACCGCAGGCAGTAAGACAAGCCTAGTAGGGTAGAAGCCTGTGTAAACTAACCGTGCCTGCAGAGGCAAGGGCATCAAAGGAGGCTGCCTGGAAGAGGTGATGCTCAACAGTAGGAACTGGCTTTGTTCCGAGGCTTTGGCTCCCAGAGGCTTAAAGCGGATGGGCACCGTTAGCTCTTCTGTGCCAAGAGCCTTTCCCTGGTGCCTTTTGCTAGGGCGAAGACCGTGGAATCCGACCAAAGTGAATCCCGACTTTGCCTCTTCCCAGCTGGATAACCTCGGGAGAGCTGCTGGACCTCTTTGACCTCTGCTCCCCCGTTAAACGGGAACAATAGCAAAAGCCGCCTCATAGGATTGCTGCGGGGATTAAGAGTGGGGCACGGGCGGTGGCTGAACGCGATAATCATGACTCTTATTTCCCCGGGGACGTGCGTCCAGACACCATCCCCCTCCTAACCCCGCGCCAGGTCTGGCACCAAAGAGCCGGGCCCCTTCGGGGACGGCGGGAGGCCAGACACGCGACGCGCCCCGGGCCCGCGGGGCCGGCGGGCTGGGTTGCGGCCGCAGCCGCATTTCCGGGCCGGCCGGAgcggggagcagggggaagggcagcccGGGCCTGCGCTGGCCGCTGTGTGACGCGCCCCCTCATTTGCATGCGGCGCGCCGATTGGCCACGGCGACCGCCGGGACCGGAggccggccccctccccctcccgccgcAGCGGCGGCAGCAGCTGGTCTCGGTGTAAACAAGTCGCGGCGGCTGCGAACCTGGGCCGGGGGGGACGGCGCCCACCAGGAGCGCCCCCCACTCCCAGGCCAGACCCCGGCGGACCGGGCCCCCGCGCGCCCAGGCGAGGTGAGGCCCGCATCGTCAGGGCTGCGCGTCGCCCCGGGCCCCCGCCCCGCCAGCGAGGACTGCCCCCTTCCCCCGgcgcccgccccccacccctgcgccCCAGGTGAGCCCCGGGGTCTCAGGTAAGGCTCCGCGATGCAGGTAAGAGCCCCTCGGCACAGACAAGGCCTCGGCGCCCCCCCAGGTAAGAGCCCGTCCCCTCCTAGGTGACCCTCCACCTTCAGTGAGGGCCTCTGCCTTCTCCAGGTGAGGAACCCTCTCCCCAGGTGAACTCCCTGTACCTCAAGTGGAGCCGcgttccccccactccccacccaccccaccccaccccacccccgcccttgGCAGTTCAGGTGAGGTCCTAAGGACCTAAGGACCATCCAGTTCCTAATCCCTCCATACTTCCCCCTAAACCAGAACTGACAGCTCATCCACTCTAAAACCCCTTCCTCCAGCTTCAGTAGCCAGGTCAGCAGGGGTGAGGCCGGAAGTGGATGGGTGACTCACCTCAGGctcctccaagcctcagtttccccatgatGCAACTTGAGGCCTCCTCAGTGAGTCGAAACTGAGCCAGCTCTGGCCCCTGGAGAGAAGCTGCTGGCTCTGGGGAGAAGAGACAGCAGCCAAGTGTGACAGAGTCCCCATGGCCCTGGGTGTGCCTGAATGTATGTGGCCCCGGGGCCTGACAGCCCACTCACTCCCTCCCCGGCAGGCACTgggctccctctgctccccgTGGGCTGCTCCCCGCGTGGGGCCactgcccccggcccccgccaTGGTGCGGATTTCAAAGCCCAAGACGTTTCAGGCCTACTTGGATGATTGTCACCGGAGGTATAGCTGTGCCCACTGCCGCGCTCACCTGGCCAACCACGACGACCTCATCTCCAAGGTAACCAGGTCACGGTTGGGGCTGGAATGAGAGGCTAGAAGGGCTACCTGGCAACTCTCCACCAATAGCCCTgactcccttcctttctcccttccactCTTAGTCCTTCCAGGGCAGTCAGGGGCGTGCCTACCTCTTCAACTCTGTGTGAGTATTCGgtcccccttctttctttccctgaccTCTCTTGTGACCTGTGACCCCTGGCATCATGCCGAGACTCCCAGAGTCCCCTGATTCAGGTTGGAAGATGTGATGGCCCTTCTCTTGGATGCTAAGGACAGACACAGTTGGATACAAGCTAGAGGGGGGCTTTGTGATGGCGGGACCCTCCCTGGGACTGCCCCCATGTCCCCACAGGGTGAACGTGGGCTGCGGGCCAGCCGAGGAGCGGGTGCTGCTGACAGGCCTCCATGCTGTCGCTGACATCCACTGCGAGAACTGCAAGACAACTTTGGGCTGGAAATATGTGAGTCTGTGACCTCTGACCCCAGGCTACCCGTTAACCCAACCTCacatcacctcctcctcctcacaaGGAGTCATGTGGTCCTCTTTCAGAGCGCACAGGCCCAGCTCCCACAAGTCAGACTGTCTTTTCATCCCCTGGCCATGCTGTCTTCTGTCACATCCTGCAAGGGCTTCCAGAACTTTTCTCTCCACCCATCGCTCTCCTCACCCCATCTTAGAGATGAGGCCACCATCAGAATGaccatttattgagggcttatgGGCCATGCACTGTTGTGTGTGCTTGGCACACATTATCTCATTCCGTCGTTACAACAATCCTGTGGGTAGAATCTATTATTAACTCCACTtcacagaagaaaagaaggcCCAGAGATGTTAGgtaactttcccaagatcacacaactgtAAGGAACAGCATATGGACCAGAATCCTggctgtgtgttttgtttgtttttaactccaCATCCTTGACGGCCAGCTTCCACTGCCATtcagaggttcagagaagttgcCCAAGACCCCACAGCAACATGGAGCTTGGGTCCATGAGCCTCCTTTTCACTGCCCTCATTGCTACAGCTGCTGTCCAGGGTCTGATTTCACTACCCTGAGTCTCATTTCCTTATCAGGCAATGGAGGAGAAAGCCACCACCTGACACCCAAAATTGTTACGGGGATCAGATTAGATGCGGCAAGAGAAGATGCTCTTGGGAAATGGCAAGGGCCAGGGCTCCTCGGGCATCACTTGGAGCTGTGGTACCTTTGTGGGGTGGATGCCCCAGGCAGGCTGCCCTAACCTGAGTTCACCCTTGGCCTTGCCACACGTTTGCTCTGTGTCCCCAGATGGGTGGCTcaacctctctggacctctgtCATATAAAGAGATGGCCTGATCCAGAGGTCAAAAACTCAAGTGCTTGCAGGGCCAAGATACTGTGGGTCTGCAAAAGGGGCAACATAgctctggggagggaaggggcagtcTCTGGCAAACTGGAGTGAGCCTGGCCTCACCTATATTTTGGtactttaaagttatttttactaaACTCTCTGCtggccaaacaaaacacattgcATAGATCAAAACAGGCCTTTAGCTAAAAGTCTGTAATCCCTGGATCTTTTAGAAACTTCCATACCCTCTCTGTTGGCGCCAACATTAGTACTTAAAAAGTACCGGTAATTCAGAGAGTTTGGTCTGTCCCAttagtgagaaacctggctctgtcatttaccaGCTCTGTGTCTTGTGGCCGGGTGGTCGGGCTTCTCTGCAGTTTtgttatatgtaaaatggggcCAGTCATACCTGCTCCCCAACCCCGATCCCTTTTGGTAAAGCCTTTGCTCCAGGGATGATGTCTTCTCCCCTCTTTTCAGGAACAGGCCTTCGAGAGCAGCCAGAAGTACAAAGAGGGGAAGTACATCATTGAACTCAACCACATGATCAAAGACAACGGCTGGGACTGACCCCTGCTCCTGCCGCATGTGGCTCGAGCCCGGCCTGGCCGCCAGCGGGCGCCACTGGCTTCCCTCCACGAGAAGGGGGCTCTGGACCCTCAGGGCCCCTGCAGAGGAAGGATCCAGCTcctgtacatatattttattgcatGCACTGTGACCTTGGGGGGAGATCAGAAGGTGGACGACACCCCCACACCTCCCTGCGATCTGGCTGGCTTGGATCTCGTTTTTAACCCCTTCCTGCCCCGCCTGCCCTATAGATATGGCCCGTGTGCTGCTCCCCCGGCCCCGGTGCACCGTCTGCCCTGTGAACTCCTCCCACCGGGCCCCTCTTACCCCACGCGTGTCTGCTCCCCTCGTTCTGTAGCGTTTGTACATAATAAAACAATGGAGTGGAGACAGCCCCAGGCTCACGTGGAATCCGGGAAAGGGGGACTCAAATGCAGATTCCTGCCTCTGGAGACCTGTTCTTTTCTGGGCCCCACATGGCATGGGGTAGGCACTGCGGTCAAAGCCAGGAGTCTGCGCGCCGGGGGCTCAGCCCTGAGACCCAGGACCGATCTCACTGCCCATGGAGCTTCCCGACCCCACTCTGCCCGCCTAGGCCTTGACCTCGGCTGATCTGCGCCGTCTCTGCTCTAGCGTTTTGCCGCCGCCTAGAGGCAAGCGCTCTGCGCCGCCGGTTTCACCGCCCCTCTCGTCGCGACTACAATTTCCAGCGGCCCCAGCGGCATCTGTCCGTCTCCTTCACACCGAGTCTCGGCGCTGGGcctgctgggaaatgtagttccgaGGATTCCCCAGCGCGGGACCTTCTGGGAAACTCCGGCGCCGGCCGTCAGAGACTGTCTGAACTGTGCGTGCTTCTGCACTTTGGAGACTCTGCGGAGGGTGGAGGTTTTGCAGAatgggaagcaggaaggaaggccTCCAGGGTTCGGGCCTCGGCTGCGGACTCCTCAAGGTCCCCAGTGCCCCGCGTAACAATAAGCTCAGGCCAagtccctccagccctgctctttCCCTCCAGTCATGCTTCATCCCTCCAAGCCCTGGCCTCCAAGTGAAGGGGGTTGGGGGTACCTGCTAGAAAAGTCTGGGGCGCCAAGGTCTGCCCCAGGACTctaggctccatcccagggtccaggCCCCGCCCCTGAGTAGCTTATCCCTAGCCGGGGCTCCCCCCGTGGGAACGGGGACCAGCTGGCCGGAAGCGCCAAACTGCGTCCCTGTCGAGCCCCCGGGGATCAATCAGGCCGAGGAGTTAATTATGTAATGAGGGGGCAGGGGGTCGGAGCTAAtgaagcctggggtgggggggagagaaggggagggtaCCCAGGTATCCGGCCCCCTCTTGGACCCCTTCCAGGCCCCAGGGGTCTCCACCCCAGCCCAACTCCAGGGCCCCAAATAGGGGAGGGGCTGTGATCCTGGGTCTGGAAGGGGCTGAGCTGTGAGCTATAAAGGGGGCATCTCTCAGCACCGGGGGACTGACTCTAGGCAGCGTGACCTGAGGCCAGACAGGACTACTCCATCCATGTACCATCCACGAGAGTTGTACTCCTCCCTGGGGACAGGCTACCGCCTTGGGCCCCCCCAGCCGGGGACAGATTCCAGCTTCCCGCCTGCCCTGGCAGAGGGCTACCGCTACCCTGGTGAGCATGGGGATCAGCTCCTGTGTAGGGACCGTGGGGGGCTGTGGCCCTCTACTGGCTCCTCATTCTGCCCCCATCTCCAGATCTGGACACTCCCAAGTTGGATTGCTTCCTCTCCGGGATTGAGGCTGCTCCCTGCACCCTGGCCGCTCCCCCACCCTTGCCCCcgctgcccccagccctgggcactgAGCcggcccccccagccccagaagcCCTTCACTCGCTCCCTGGAGTCAGCCTGAGCCTGGAGAACCGAGAGCTGTGGAAAGAGTTCAATTCTGTGGGAACAGAGATGATCATCACCAAAGCTGGGAGGTGAGGGGCTGGGCCAGGGTCAAAGGGCCCAGTGTGTTCCTGGTGGGGGTCTTTTGGGAAAGGCAGAGTTCCTGGTGATGGGGCTAGGTTTGGGGGTTGCTAGAGGGTCTAGAGCTCTGCCTAAGTTCAGGGTGCAAGTGTGGCCTGGGTCAAGGGTTACTCTAAGGCTGGATTAGGGGTCATTCGGTGGCAAGGGCCAAGGGTCAGTCTGTGGAATCTGTAGCTGATTTAAGGAACAACCTATCGCAAGGGTCCTATGTCATTCTGGGTCTGGGTCAGAAAGTCTGGCTGGGTTATAGGTTCATTTGTGGCCCAGACCGGGGGTCAGCCTGCGGCTGGAGCCAGCGTTCAGACTATGACTAGGGTCAAGGGCCAGCCAGTGACCAGCATTCAGGGAAATCTGGCCGGGATCAGGGTCAGTATATGACTAGGTCTGGGGTCACCCTGGAGGCAGGGATGTGGTCAGTGTGTGGCCCGTGTCTTTCTAGGCCGGGAGCTCGGGCCCGAGCATGCTAAGTCCTCTGCCTCGATGCAggcaggacatttttttttcctgaagcagGTTTGGCCAGCGGTGTAGACTCTGGTGCTGGAGATTAGGTGAGGAGACCAGAGTAGGGAGCAGCAGACCCCTGGCAAGATTTTAGGGACAGAAGTGTGTCGCCACCGCTTCTGCAGTGGAGTTGGAGGGGCTAAGGAGTCAGGGGTCCGGGCTCTGCTCCTAatctgctgtgtgaccctggtcAGATCTCCTGTCTGTCCTGTTTCCCGTGTGTAAAATGGGATGAGACAAGCCTCCAGCTCGAAGACCCTGCCCTCTGAATTCTAATTCCACCTCCCTGGATGTTTCTCTGACAAAGCTGGGTGAGCCCGCGGTGGCCGTGGCCCCTGCCGGCGCTGTGCCCACTCCTGGCCAGTGGGTAGTGCCAGgcctctcccat
Proteins encoded in this region:
- the YPEL3 gene encoding protein yippee-like 3, with the translated sequence MALGVPECMWPRGLTAHSLPPRQALGSLCSPWAAPRVGPLPPAPAMVRISKPKTFQAYLDDCHRRYSCAHCRAHLANHDDLISKSFQGSQGRAYLFNSVVNVGCGPAEERVLLTGLHAVADIHCENCKTTLGWKYEQAFESSQKYKEGKYIIELNHMIKDNGWD